A single window of Nicotiana sylvestris chromosome 3, ASM39365v2, whole genome shotgun sequence DNA harbors:
- the LOC138888398 gene encoding uncharacterized protein: MEAVASDSIIIGIVPVCHRDASVNFDPGSTYSHVSSYFASRLGVSRDSLSSHVYVSTLVGDSIVVDRVYLLCLVVLSGFETKADLLLLSMVDFDIILGMDWLSPHYAILDCHAKTVTLAMPGLPWLEWRSTLDYVPSRVISFLKSQRMVDKGCDAYLACVRDVSIDTPTVESVPVVRDYTDVFLVDIPGMLPDRDIEFGIDLLPDTQPISIPPYCMAPPELKELKEQL, from the coding sequence ATGGAGGCAGTTGCATCTGACTCtatcattataggtattgttccagtttgtcatagagatgcgtcAGTCAATTTTGATCCAGGATCCACTTATTCtcatgtgtcatcttattttgcatcgcgTTTGGGTGTAtcccgtgattctttgagttctcatgTCTATGTGTCTACACtagtgggagattctattgttgttgaccgtgtgtatctgttgtgtttggttgttcttagtggttttgagaccaaagctgATTTgttattgcttagtatggtagactttgatattattttgggcatggactggttgtcaccccattatgctattcttgattgtcacgccaagaccgtgacattAGCTATGCCAGGATTACCATGGTTAGAGTGGAGAAGTACCttagattatgttcctagcagagttATTTCCTTTCTAAAGTCCCAACGAATGGTTGataaggggtgtgatgcgtatctagcttgtgtgagagatgtcagtattgatacccctactgTTGAGTCagttccagtagtgagggattaTACAGATGTATTTCTAGTGGATATTCCGGGCATGCTGCCTGACAGGGATATCgaatttggtattgatttgttgcctgacactcagcccatctctattcctccatattgtATGGCTCCAcccgagttgaaggagttgaaagagcagttgtAG